The following proteins are co-located in the Larimichthys crocea isolate SSNF chromosome XXIV, L_crocea_2.0, whole genome shotgun sequence genome:
- the LOC104921335 gene encoding RAS guanyl-releasing protein 1 isoform X3, with product MFRLHHSLSDSLEQFRELIREQGQEDLCSLLETKWINERDWSWKASQKIKANCSKKRKVSLLFDHLEPIELAEHLTYLEFKSFCRISFVDYQNYIRSCCMKDIPVMERSIALCNGISQWVQLMVLSRPTAQLRAEVFTKFIHVAKSLHLMHNYNTLMAVVGGLCHSSISRLKDTTSHVPSEVTKMLNEMTDLLSSCRNYDNYRQAYNKCTGFKIPILGVHLKDLISVNEAMSDYVEDNKVNVQKLQALYSHINELIQLQQIPPKLDANKDLVHLLTLSLDLYYTEDEIYELSYTREPKNCKAPPATPSRPPVVVDWASGVAPKPDPRTISKHVQRMVDSVFKNYDHDENGFISQGEFEKIAASFPFSFCVMDKEKEGHVSREEITAYFMRASVICSKLGLGFVHNFQETTYMKPTFCDNCSGFLWGVIKQGYRCKDCGMNCHKLCKDQVAFECKKNTKVTNAIDSPTPSSTPVSMVTSEGSEECPFPYPPDDTKDWSPDSPVTPSLRPLRVHSGTQTEGPQHCSAALEASRLQPSLLVPAAPTLTSCPSPVPQRKQRHCAKWENRVSVVYKEPEEENKPTYESLESDNQKLQKTNETLRKKLRETEREVDMLKTLLKRHALHPVEEDSSS from the exons ATGTTCCGGTTGCACCACAGCTTGTCGGACAGTCTGGAACAGTTTCGGGAACTCATCAGAGAGCAAGGACAGGAGGATCTTTGCTCTCTCCTAGAGACCAAATGGAT AAATGAACGGGACTGGTCGTGGAAGGCCAGCCAGAAGATCAAAGCTAACTGCAGTAAAAAAAGGAAGGTCTCTCTGCTTTTTGATCACCTGGAGCCCATTGAGCTGGCTGAGCATCTCACCTACTTGGAATTCAAGTCCTTCTGCAGAATATCA TTTGTAGACTATCAGAATTACATTCGCAGCTGCTGCATGAAGGACATCCCTGTGATGGAGCGTTCCATCGCCCTGTGTAATGGTATCTCCCAGTGGGTTCAACTGATGGTGCTGAGCAGGCCAACCGCTCAGCTGAGAGCTGAGGTTTTCACCAAGTTTATCCACGTGGCCAAG AGTCTACATCTTATGCACAATTACAACACACTAATGGCGGTGGTGGGAGGGCTATGTCACAGCTCGATCTCTAGACTGAAGGACACCACCTCACATGTACCCAGTGAGGTCACCAAG ATGCTGAATGAGATGACAGACCTGTTGTCCTCCTGCAGAAACTATGACAACTATAGACAAGCTTACAATAAGTGTACAGGTTTTAAAATCCCTATCCTGGGGGTCCACCTCAAAGACCTGATTTCGGTCAATGAGGCCATGTCAGACTATGTGGAGGACAACAAAGTGAACGTCCAGAAGCTTCAAGCACTCTATAGCCACATTAATGAGCTGATCCAGCTTCAGCAGATCCCCCCCAAACTGGATGCTAACAAGGACCTGGTCCATCTACTGACG CTGTCCTTGGACCTTTACTACACAGAGGATGAGATCTACGAACTTTCTTACACCAGGGAACCCAAGAACTGTAAAGCACCT CCAGCCACCCCCTCTAGACCTCCAGTGGTTGTGGACTGGGCATCAGGAGTGGCTCCTAAACCTGACCCCCGAACCATCAGCAAACATGTGCAGAGAATGGTGGAT TCTGTGTTTAAGAACTACGATCACGACGAGAACGGCTTCATTTCTCAAGGGGAATTTGAGAAAATTGCTGCTAGCTTTCCGTTTTCCTTCTGTGTCATGGACAAAGAGAA GGAGGGCCATGTCAGCAGAGAGGAAATTACAGCCTATTTCATGAGGGCCAGTGTCATCTGCTCCAAACTGGGCCTTGGCTTTGTCCATAACTTCCAGGAGACCACTTACATGAAACCCACCTTCTGTGACAACTGCTCAGGATTT TTGTGGGGTGTCATCAAACAAGGCTACAGATGCAAAG ACTGCGGGATGAACTGCCACAAGCTGTGCAAAGACCAGGTGGCATTTGAGTGCAAGAAGAACACCAAAGTGACCAACGCCATTGACAGTCCGACACCGAGCTCCACACCTGTCAGCATGGTCACCTCGGAGG GTTCAGAAGAATGTCCTTTCCCCTACCCACCAGATGACACCAAAGACTGGAGCCCAGACTCCCCGGTCACCCCCTCTCTGAGGCCTCTCAGAGTCCATAGTGGTACCCAGACAGAGGGACCCCAGCATTGCTCTGCAGCCCTGGAGGCCAGCCGCCTTCAGCCGTCTCTGCTGGTTCCAGCAGCACCCACCCTCACTTCGTGTCCGAGCCCCGTGCCCCAGAGAAAACAGCGACACTGCGCCAAGTGGGAAAACCGAGTGTCTGTTGTGTATAAGGAACCAGAAGAGGAGAACAAACCCACATATGAATCTCTGGAATCA GATAACCAGAAGCTACAGAAAACCAATGAGACACTACGTAAGAAGCTGAGGGAGACAGAGCGTGAGGTGGACATGCTAAAGACACTTCTGAAAAGGCACGCTCTCCACCCTGTGGAGGAGGACTCCTCCTCTTAG